One window of the Herbiconiux sp. L3-i23 genome contains the following:
- the msrA gene encoding peptide-methionine (S)-S-oxide reductase MsrA, with the protein METFVLAGGCFWCLDAVYRDLQGVSEVVSGYTGGAVPNPSYELVCTGTTGHAEAVAVTFDPDVIPREVILDVFFTLHDPRQLNRQGNDVGTQYRSAMYYANDEQKALFEAAAERAADWWDGPIVTQIEPLGEYFDAEEYHQDFFAKNPNQGYCLAVAVPKVNKVRKSYAEYIKAA; encoded by the coding sequence ATGGAGACTTTCGTTCTCGCCGGTGGTTGTTTCTGGTGTCTCGACGCGGTCTACCGCGACCTGCAGGGCGTCTCCGAGGTGGTGTCGGGTTACACCGGCGGTGCCGTGCCGAACCCGTCGTACGAGCTGGTCTGCACCGGCACGACCGGGCACGCCGAGGCCGTCGCGGTCACCTTCGACCCCGACGTCATCCCGCGCGAGGTCATCCTCGACGTGTTCTTCACCCTGCACGACCCGCGCCAGCTGAACCGTCAGGGCAACGACGTCGGCACCCAGTACCGATCGGCGATGTACTACGCGAACGACGAGCAGAAGGCGCTCTTCGAGGCCGCGGCCGAGCGCGCCGCCGACTGGTGGGACGGTCCCATCGTCACCCAGATCGAGCCGCTCGGAGAGTACTTCGACGCCGAGGAGTACCACCAGGACTTCTTCGCGAAGAACCCGAACCAGGGCTACTGCTTGGCGGTCGCTGTGCCGAAGGTGAACAAGGTCCGTAAGTCCTACGCCGAGTACATCAAGGCGGCGTAG